A window of Flammeovirga kamogawensis genomic DNA:
GAAAGGAGGTCTTCCTGTACCATTATCTCTACATTTTAATTCCCATTCATTATCATCATTATCCCATACGTAATCGCATAAAGGGCTTGGAGATTCAGGTCTATCCGGACGTTGTCCTCCAATATTTCTGTTATCATCACATTCTCTTTCCCAATGTTGGTCATCATTATCCCATTCCCAATGGCAACCTTCTGGCAATTGAGTTGTTGGTGGCACATTTGGATTTGTATAACGCCCATTTCCACTTCTGTTTCTGTTATCACATTCTGTTTCCCAATGATGATCATCTGCATCCCATTTCCAATAACAACCTTCACTTAATGGGGTAGTAGGTTTTGGAGGAATCCCATTTTCATTGCTATCGTCATCGTCAAAATTGCAAGAAATAAATAACGCGCTTAATAATGTTGTTATAGTAATTAAGCGAAGTAACGTGAATAGATTTTTCATAACTTTTTTGTTTTTGTTTATGATACAAATATTCACCTTTCATTCTCCTTATAGAAGTAACGCAATGTTACGAGGGGTAACGCGATTTATATAATTTGAGTAACATATGTAGGGTGACACCAAAGGCTCAGTAGTTTTTGGGGGTGCTCTATAAACGAAGGTGTACTTTCTTCTAAAATGGTTTTGAAGCGTGCTCTTTGAGTCTTGGTTTTTGATAACTTACTTAGTAAAAATAAATTGAAGAAATATAAGTGGTCTTCTAATCTTTTAAGCAGCTCATCACTTACTTCTTCTTTTCTTAAAAGTGCTAAAAAGGCTTCAAACGAAATACATGCTGACGGTAACTTATCCGTTACAGACATCACTTGCTCCTTTTTTTGCATAAAGCCTTTTGTGTCTCCAAAATAGCCTAGAAGTAATAATTCTTGGATTTCTGTTTCATAATGCTTCCCCTCTATCGCTAATAATTTCTCGAAAAGCTTTTGTGCATTTTCTTGTTTGCCCTTATAGATTTCACTCCAAATTTTTTCGGCCAAGAAATCTGCCGTTTCCAAGTTATATAACTTAAATAACTCTTCTGCTTTTTCTAAACCATTAGGGAAATTCAATACGTTATACTGATAATCTATATGGTAATATTTTATCAGAATTGATGCAACGAAAGAGCTTTTTGTCTGCCCTAGCACTTTTTCTAACTTCGTGATAAGTTCTCCTATAAACTCCATCCATCCTTTCTCTAAAACTATCTCTTCGAACGCTATAAATGTACTTATCCATTTCAAACTTTCTACCTGATCTATCTCCTTCTCAAGTAGTCCATAAGGACCATCTATTAGTAGTTGCGTAAAAACTATAAGATCATTTAAATTGCTTAATTCTTTAGTAATTGGAAAGCTCTTTTCTAAAATTCCATGTTGGTTTCTGTCTTTTATAATTAAACCTAATTCGTTCTTATTTTTAAATGTAGAAACATAGAAATCTGCATCTAAAGCATCTGTAACTTTAAAGAAGTTTGTTCTTAAAAAGCGAGATGATAATACTTCTTTAAAATAGTTAGATTGCTTTTCTTCATTATTTTCAAAACTATATAAAGGTGAAATATGAAGTTTAGGAAACTCATAGGCAGTTCCTGTTGGTAATACAGTTTTCTTTGCTTTTAAATCAGTTACTTTTTCTGAAATACGGGGCTTATAACTTCCTCTAGGAATTGTAATGACAGCATCTTCTTTTGTTCCTTCTTGCAAATAAAATTTTGATAAAAGAACACGCAACCTCCCTATTTGTACTCTTACTATTGGGTCTAAAGACGGATCGAAATGTTCCTCTCTATCAAACACCTCTAAAGCAATGGTATAAGAAGAAAAATCACTTTCCTCTCCATCATAATATTTAGAAATAAGATAATTAAGGAGTGCTTTAGCTCTAAAAGAAGAGACAAAAACTTCGCTCTCTATTATCTTTTTAAGTGTTTGTTCAATTTGTACCTTTTCCATCTTATATTTTTTAGATAAGGGAAGATAATAAAAATAATACCTACACTTATTCTAAAACAGAAAAAACCTAGTCATATAATACGACTAGGTTTTCCTTCTTTACGTTTCGAATTTCAAACATTAGCAATACGCTAACACCTGATGACTTTTGACCGAAATCGTTAGATCTTTTTAATACCTTTTGTTTCTGCTTTGTCTTTTACTTCAACAATACTAATAGCGTATCCACCACCTGGAGCAGTAAATAATGCTAATTTAGATTTGCTAGAAACAACATATTTTTTAATTTGATATGCTTGAGGATTTGTTTTGAAGTTAGCATCCTTTGCATCAGAATAAACTGTAGCGATATACTTCTTATCTGTATCCAAGAAATCAAACTTAATAGTTGATGTACGTGGAGTTTCATCGTTTGTTTTACCTACAAACCAGCTGCTAGAATCTTTTGCTTTACGAGCATAAGTGATGTAATCACCTGGTTCTGCTTCCAATACTTTAGTGTCGTCCCAATCAATAGCAACGTCTTTAATAAACTGGAAAGCATCCATGTACATTTCGTAATGTTCAGGTAAATCTGCTGCCATTTGTAATGGAGAGTACATTGTAACATACAAAGCCAATTGTCTTGCTAAAGTAGTTCTTACATAAGAAGTTCTACTTGCTTCTAATTTGCTAATATCTGTAACAAAAATACCTGGAGTGTAATCCATTGGTCCACCTATTAATCTAGTAAATGGAAGAATTGTAGTATGGTTTACTGTATTTCCAACAAATGCCTCATACTCTGTTCCTCTTGCAGATTCGTTACCAATTAAGTTAGGATATGTTCTTCCTAAACCTGTAGGGCGAACAGCCTCGTGAGCATTTACCATAATCTTGTACTCTGCTGCTTTTTTAATAGCATATAAGTAGTGATTGTTAATCCATTGTGAGTAATGGTGGTCTCCTCTTGGTAAAATTGGTCCTACATAACCAGATTTTACAGAATTGTAACCATTATCAACCATAAATTGATAAGCACTATCCATGTGGCGTTCGTAGTTTCTAATAGAACCAGACGTTTCATGGTGCATCATCATTTTTACACCTTTGCTTTTTGCGTACTCACGTACTTCATCTACATCAAAATCTGGATAAGGAGTAACAAAATCAAATACATAATCTTTTGATTTACCAAACCAATCTTCCCATCCTTCGTTCCAACCTTCTACAAGAACAGCGTCAAAGCCATGTTCTGCAGCAAAATCAATATAACGTTTTGTATTTTCTGTAGTAGCACCGTGCGTACCGTTTGGTTTCGTTTTCGAATAATCTGTTTTGCCTAACTCTACAGAATAGATATCATTTGTATACGACCAAGAGCTTTTTCCTGTGATCATTTCCCACCAAACACCAACGTATTTAACTGGCTTAATCCAAGATGTATCTTCGTATTCAACAGGTTCGTTAAGGTTTAAAGTAATGCTAGATAATAAGATATCTCCTGCTTCCTTACTTGCTATAACTGTTCTCCAAGGAGTTGTCATTGGTGCTTGTAAATATCCTTTTGCCCCTTGTGCATCTGGCGTTAAATGAGATTCGAAAACTAAGTTTTTGTCATCTAATTCTAAGTGCATACAAGAGTAATCTATTAAAGCAGCCTCATGTAAGTTGATATAAGTACCGTTATCTGTTTTCAGCATTAATGCAGTTTGCACTCCTGTATCAGAAAAAAACGTTTGAGATACATTACCTGTTTGTGCTTTTTCTGATAAACCTCTAATCTCACTTAACTTAGAGATTGTGTAATCATATTCTTGAGAATCATAATCGCCAGGAATCCAATAAGCAGTGTGGTCACCCGTCATAGCAAATTGCGTATGCTCTTCTTTAACTACAAAGTAGATTAAATTTGGTTGCTCTGGAAATTCATAGCGGAAGCCTAAACCGTCATCAAACAATCTAAAACGAACCACCATTATACGGTCTGTTTTTGCTTGCTGAAGTGTAACTTCTAATTCGTTATAATGATTTCTGATTTCTTTAAATTCACCCCAAACTGGCTCCCAAGTTTGGTCAAATGTACTTTCTTCAGTACCGTTTACTTTAAAACCTTCAATAAGGTTTGTGTCATTGATTAATTCAAGACCTAATTTACTTTCTTTAATGATAGGTTCTCCATCAAGTTCTAATTTATATGTAGGAGTTCCATTTGATGTTAACGCAAATTCCATAGTGAAATTTCCACTAGGTGATTTTAGCGTTTGTGCTTGCGTAGATATTGCTAATAATGCAATAAATAAAGTTATGATATTTGTTTTCATGCTATACCGCTTTTGTTTTCATTTCGATAGTACAAACATACGGCAAACAAAAGTGTAGAACTAACACAAGTTGTTAAAAAGTAGTAGAATAATACACTTAAAACACTATATATCAATCAAATAACACACAGCAACAAAGCATAAAAAGTAGTGATATTTTAATAATAAAAATACAAACACAATCACATAACTCTATACAATAGCTTTAAATTTCTTTTAATTTATCTTCAAATTGCTCTCTTTCTACTATTGTATTGTTTCTTGCCTTGGTTCTGTAGTTATATATTGTAGTAATAGAATATCTTAAAAACTCTGCTATCTGAGTGCTTTCATCAATACCTAATCGTACTAATGCAAATACACGAAGTTCTGTATTAAGTAATTCACTTTTCTTTAAAATGATTTTGGCTTCAGGTTGCATCAAATGGTTATAATCTGCTACAAAATTAGGGTATAATTTAAGAAACGATTCGTCAAAATCTTTATAAAAAAGCTTCAATTCTTGATCTACCACTTCTTTAGATTTCAATAGTTTTAAAATATCTTCTTTCGTTCCTTTATTCCCTTTGCGTAATAATTGTTTTCGGTAATCATCCATTTTTCCAATGTACATAGAACACAGTTTTAGGTACCTTGCAATAGATTCTTCTTGTATGTTATTTACACTCTTTAAAGCAAGATTAGCCGAAGCCACTTTATCATTACTTTCTTTTAACTGCTCGTTTAGTAAATGTAATTTGGTATTGGCATCTACTACTTGCTTATTAGATGACTGTAATTTTCCTTTCTGCTTTTGGATAAAAAAGATAGCAAAAAATAAGACCACTGATAGAAGGCTTACAACCGTAATAAAAATCTTCATGTTGGTACGCGTTCTCGTTTGATTCTCTTGATAAGCGTGATCTATTACAGGTAAAATTTCTAACACTTCATATTGTCTTAATTGGGTGTTACTCTCCACGGCATCTTCTAATGCTACTTTTAAATAAGTATTTGCTCTTTGGATTTCGTTAATTTTAAAAAGTGCAAGTGCCAATTCTCTTAATGCTGCATGCTCTTTAATACCGTTCTGAATATCAGATCTTGCAGATAAAATTAAGTAATTAATCTTTTTCTGCTCGTTCCCCATTCTTCCATAAGCATCTGCCAATGCGTAAGCTGTTGGTGCATATACTCTATCTTTTTCTTTTAAGTTGCTCAATAGGCTTTCTAGTACTTCTACCGCTTTTTTATAAGCACCTTTATCTTTTAATAACTCTGCATTTGTTAGTAAATAAGATAGACTTCCTTTTTTGTCTACCCTTAAAATTCCTTCTTCGTAGTATCGCCATTCTTTTTTATATTGATTAGATACGCCAGATGTATTTCTTAAAGATAATAATGTATTATAAAGTTGAGCATTGATAGCATAGTACTCACTTAAAAAATTAGGGCTTAGTTGTTCATCTCTGTAATTGTCTAATATTGCTATTGCTTCATGATACAAGCCTACAAGAATATAGGTTTGAGACAATAGAAGCTCTGATGCAATCAGTTTATTTTTATCGTTTAAAGACTTAGACAATTGATGTACAGACCGTGCATAAGTTAACGCTGAGTCTGAATTATAAGGAAGATACTTCTTTGCTAAAAGTAACATTAATTCGTACTTCACTGCTCCTTTTTTCTCTACTTGCAATTGCTCTTTAAGAATATCTATTTGATTGAGACGTTTTTGGAAATAAGTCTCTCTTTGAGAAAGATAGATATCTAGTTCGGTAAAATCATAGTTATCTTGTGCATACACATTTGTACAAACAGTACTACAACAAACTAAAAATAATACTATTAAGCAGTGGATCTTCATTTTCATTTTCTTCATGTACTTAACAAAAGTACTCATTAATTAGTTAATAACATTTTGTCGTAAAAAAAAGACCTTATTAAGGTCTTATTTATATAGAATTTCAGTTGCTAATCTTCTAATTATATGTATATGTCAATCTCTGTTCATCTGAGACTCAAAATCGTAGTTTTAGTTTTCATAAATTACCTGTAAGTATATCTAAATATACTTACAGGATAATTTAAAATTAGATGAATAATAAGTGCTTGTTCTTTAGTTCTTGTTATACAAGAAGGTTGATTTTTTAGGAAAGAAAATACTCTCTTTCTTAAAATACCTTAGTTATTCATAGTTCATTTTCATACTTAATAGACAGTTACAATTCTAAGGTAAAATTGGATTTATAGCGTACCACAGTAGTATAAATGCGTACCACCTTATAAAATGACGCTAGAACAAGCATAAAAACAGGAAAGAAACACCTTTTACAGTTCTTCTTCCCTATCTATAATTTTATTATTTTTTAAGAATTTTCTTCACATAGATCTGATCTCCTGTACTTACTTTTAATAAATACAACCCAGACTTCAATTGGATATTATCTACAGTAAAACTGTGTCTACCTTTAAGAAGGTTTTCTGTGATTGGCTCCATTACTTCTTGTCCATTTAGGTTAATCATTTGCAGTACTACATTAGTATCAGAAAGTAGTTTTAAAGAAACTGTAAATTTATTCTGAATTTCTGTAGGATAAATTAGTAACTCACTTGCTAAGTCTAAAGTAGTAGTTGTTGTTCTTCCGTTACTAGACTCAGGGTTTGAATTATACCATACTCCATCCATGTACCAACCTTCAGAAGATCTTGTTAAATCTCCTGTTTGATTACCATTTCCATCATGGAATAATACATTTGCTGAAGATACATTTTCGATAGTGTAAGAATACCATCCATTCCCATCTGCAACCATTGCAACACCAGGCCAAGCTGATGAACTTCCATCCGATGCATTCCAGTAATGCATTTTAGGAGTAGACCACGTAGTTTTTAAATGAATAGTTAAACCATCTACCGGA
This region includes:
- a CDS encoding glycoside hydrolase family 97 protein, with translation MKTNIITLFIALLAISTQAQTLKSPSGNFTMEFALTSNGTPTYKLELDGEPIIKESKLGLELINDTNLIEGFKVNGTEESTFDQTWEPVWGEFKEIRNHYNELEVTLQQAKTDRIMVVRFRLFDDGLGFRYEFPEQPNLIYFVVKEEHTQFAMTGDHTAYWIPGDYDSQEYDYTISKLSEIRGLSEKAQTGNVSQTFFSDTGVQTALMLKTDNGTYINLHEAALIDYSCMHLELDDKNLVFESHLTPDAQGAKGYLQAPMTTPWRTVIASKEAGDILLSSITLNLNEPVEYEDTSWIKPVKYVGVWWEMITGKSSWSYTNDIYSVELGKTDYSKTKPNGTHGATTENTKRYIDFAAEHGFDAVLVEGWNEGWEDWFGKSKDYVFDFVTPYPDFDVDEVREYAKSKGVKMMMHHETSGSIRNYERHMDSAYQFMVDNGYNSVKSGYVGPILPRGDHHYSQWINNHYLYAIKKAAEYKIMVNAHEAVRPTGLGRTYPNLIGNESARGTEYEAFVGNTVNHTTILPFTRLIGGPMDYTPGIFVTDISKLEASRTSYVRTTLARQLALYVTMYSPLQMAADLPEHYEMYMDAFQFIKDVAIDWDDTKVLEAEPGDYITYARKAKDSSSWFVGKTNDETPRTSTIKFDFLDTDKKYIATVYSDAKDANFKTNPQAYQIKKYVVSSKSKLALFTAPGGGYAISIVEVKDKAETKGIKKI
- a CDS encoding DUF6377 domain-containing protein, coding for MKMKIHCLIVLFLVCCSTVCTNVYAQDNYDFTELDIYLSQRETYFQKRLNQIDILKEQLQVEKKGAVKYELMLLLAKKYLPYNSDSALTYARSVHQLSKSLNDKNKLIASELLLSQTYILVGLYHEAIAILDNYRDEQLSPNFLSEYYAINAQLYNTLLSLRNTSGVSNQYKKEWRYYEEGILRVDKKGSLSYLLTNAELLKDKGAYKKAVEVLESLLSNLKEKDRVYAPTAYALADAYGRMGNEQKKINYLILSARSDIQNGIKEHAALRELALALFKINEIQRANTYLKVALEDAVESNTQLRQYEVLEILPVIDHAYQENQTRTRTNMKIFITVVSLLSVVLFFAIFFIQKQKGKLQSSNKQVVDANTKLHLLNEQLKESNDKVASANLALKSVNNIQEESIARYLKLCSMYIGKMDDYRKQLLRKGNKGTKEDILKLLKSKEVVDQELKLFYKDFDESFLKLYPNFVADYNHLMQPEAKIILKKSELLNTELRVFALVRLGIDESTQIAEFLRYSITTIYNYRTKARNNTIVEREQFEDKLKEI